The following are from one region of the Microbacterium paraoxydans genome:
- a CDS encoding dipeptide ABC transporter ATP-binding protein, translating into MSAPTPVLTATDLRVSYAGREVVHGLSFAIAEGETLALVGESGSGKSTTAHALLGLLPEGGRVEGGRVRLGDLDISGWSDRAFRGIRGSQIGLVPQDPTTSLDPVRPVGVQVAEVLRLHGHRDRRSRNARVLELLERVGLDDPELRARQYPHELSGGMRQRVLIAAAIALRPRLLIADEPTSALDATVQRRVLDLLDELQREDGTSILLVTHDLGVAADRAARIAVLKDGRIVEQGPSAQVLADPEDPYTRQLLSDAPAFTTGFRRPDAPPFLRDAAAVAAEKPYEIVAAGLVKEFRVAGRERFRAVDDVSFRVRRGTTHALVGESGSGKSTTARLVTRFLRPDAGTVELAGEDATAVEGARLRALRRRIQLVYQNPFASLDPRQQIADIVAEPLHNFRIGTRSERRDRAVALLERVALPADAARRTPSELSGGQRQRVAIARALAVDPEILVLDEAVSALDVTVQARILELLSALQAELGLTYLFISHDLAVVRRISHTVSVMHRGRVVEDGPTEELFHDPQHENTRELLAAVPGRTEIFA; encoded by the coding sequence ATGAGCGCGCCAACCCCCGTCCTCACGGCGACGGACCTGCGGGTCTCGTACGCCGGCCGCGAGGTCGTGCACGGCCTCTCGTTCGCCATCGCCGAGGGGGAGACGCTCGCCCTGGTCGGCGAGTCGGGCTCCGGCAAGTCCACCACGGCGCACGCCCTCCTCGGCCTGCTGCCGGAGGGCGGACGGGTCGAGGGCGGCCGCGTCCGGCTCGGCGACCTCGACATCTCCGGATGGTCGGATCGGGCGTTCCGCGGTATCCGCGGGTCGCAGATCGGGCTGGTGCCGCAGGATCCGACGACGTCGCTCGACCCGGTGCGCCCCGTGGGCGTGCAGGTCGCCGAGGTGCTGCGCCTGCACGGGCATCGCGACCGTCGCTCCCGGAACGCCCGCGTGCTCGAGCTGCTCGAGCGCGTCGGGCTGGACGACCCCGAGCTGCGGGCGCGCCAGTATCCGCACGAGCTCTCCGGCGGCATGCGGCAGCGCGTGCTCATCGCGGCCGCGATCGCCCTCCGCCCTCGGCTGCTCATCGCGGACGAGCCCACCAGCGCCCTCGACGCCACGGTCCAGCGCCGCGTGCTGGACCTGCTGGACGAGCTGCAGCGCGAGGACGGCACGAGCATCCTGCTCGTGACGCACGACCTCGGCGTCGCCGCGGACCGGGCCGCGCGGATCGCGGTGCTGAAGGACGGCCGGATCGTGGAGCAGGGGCCGAGTGCGCAGGTGCTCGCCGATCCGGAAGACCCGTACACGCGGCAGCTGCTCTCCGACGCGCCCGCCTTCACGACCGGCTTCCGGCGTCCGGACGCGCCGCCGTTCCTCCGGGATGCCGCGGCGGTGGCCGCCGAGAAGCCCTATGAGATCGTGGCCGCGGGCCTCGTGAAGGAGTTCCGGGTTGCGGGTCGTGAGCGCTTCCGGGCGGTCGACGACGTCTCCTTCCGGGTACGGCGCGGGACGACCCATGCCCTGGTCGGCGAGTCCGGATCGGGCAAGTCCACGACCGCGCGCCTGGTCACGCGCTTCCTCCGTCCGGACGCCGGGACCGTGGAGCTCGCGGGGGAGGACGCGACGGCCGTCGAGGGGGCGCGACTGCGTGCGCTGCGCCGGCGGATCCAGCTCGTGTACCAGAACCCGTTCGCCTCCCTCGACCCGCGGCAGCAGATCGCCGACATCGTGGCCGAGCCGCTGCACAACTTCCGCATCGGCACCCGCTCCGAGCGTCGGGATCGGGCGGTCGCGCTGCTCGAACGCGTGGCGCTGCCGGCGGATGCGGCACGCCGCACACCGAGCGAGCTGTCCGGCGGGCAGCGCCAGCGGGTCGCGATCGCGCGGGCGCTCGCCGTCGACCCGGAGATCCTCGTGCTCGACGAGGCGGTGTCGGCGCTCGACGTGACGGTGCAGGCACGCATCCTCGAACTGCTCTCCGCTCTCCAGGCCGAGCTCGGACTCACCTACCTCTTCATCTCGCACGACCTCGCCGTGGTGCGCCGCATCAGCCACACCGTCTCCGTCATGCACCGCGGGCGCGTGGTGGAGGACGGGCCGACCGAAGAGCTGTTCCACGACCCGCAGCACGAGAACACCCGGGAGCTGCTGGCCGCGGTCCCCGGACGAACGGAGATCTTCGCATGA
- a CDS encoding quinone oxidoreductase family protein → MARAIVYTEFGSPAVLHLMEVPDPVPVRGEALVRIEAAGANPIDAKLRGGKRPSAPITEPRPVGFDGAGVIEVLGEGVDGFEVGDRVAIRDTLGTYASALAVEADKLVKLPDTVTAAEGAAIGIPAGTAYQSLRSLAVTADDVLLVHAGSGSVGQAAVQFAVAWGATVIATASPARHEQLRELGAIPVAYGDGLLDRVRAAAPSPVTVVLDCAGTDEAIEASLALVTDRDRIATIVRGPDAADFGIRAFSGGSPEPLTPQELEWRAEALQKTVDLLAAGDFTIELGPELPLDQAARAHELMETGAASGKIILVP, encoded by the coding sequence ATGGCCCGCGCGATCGTCTACACCGAGTTCGGATCCCCCGCTGTCCTCCACCTGATGGAGGTGCCTGACCCCGTGCCCGTCCGCGGCGAGGCGCTGGTGCGCATCGAGGCGGCCGGCGCCAACCCCATCGACGCCAAGCTCCGCGGCGGCAAGCGCCCCTCCGCGCCGATCACCGAGCCGCGTCCGGTCGGGTTCGACGGCGCCGGGGTGATCGAGGTGCTGGGCGAGGGCGTGGACGGGTTCGAGGTCGGCGACCGCGTCGCGATCCGCGACACGCTCGGGACCTACGCCTCCGCCCTCGCGGTCGAGGCCGACAAGCTCGTGAAGCTCCCGGACACCGTCACCGCAGCCGAAGGGGCGGCGATCGGCATCCCGGCCGGCACCGCCTACCAGTCCCTCCGCTCGCTCGCCGTGACGGCTGACGATGTGCTCCTCGTGCACGCGGGCTCCGGCTCGGTCGGCCAGGCCGCCGTGCAGTTCGCGGTCGCCTGGGGCGCGACCGTGATCGCCACCGCGAGCCCCGCCCGGCACGAGCAGCTCCGCGAGCTCGGCGCGATCCCGGTGGCCTACGGAGACGGGCTGCTCGACCGCGTCCGCGCGGCGGCCCCCTCCCCCGTGACCGTCGTCCTGGACTGTGCGGGCACCGACGAGGCGATCGAGGCCTCCCTCGCCCTGGTCACCGACCGCGACCGCATCGCGACCATCGTCCGTGGCCCCGACGCCGCCGACTTCGGCATCCGAGCGTTCTCCGGCGGCTCGCCCGAGCCGCTCACGCCGCAGGAGCTGGAGTGGCGCGCAGAAGCGCTGCAGAAGACGGTCGACCTGCTGGCCGCCGGCGACTTCACCATCGAACTCGGCCCGGAGCTGCCCCTCGACCAGGCGGCACGGGCCCATGAGCTCATGGAGACCGGCGCTGCCTCGGGGAAGATCATCCTCGTCCCCTGA
- a CDS encoding putative FMN-dependent luciferase-like monooxygenase, which translates to MSTIPRPTVAFFTRLLDDASPADRYRLALTQIQHAEEHGVGRAWVAQHHFRAAEGGLPSPLVFLAHAAARTSRIRLGTGIITLPLEDPVRVAEDAVVADLLADGRIDLGLGSGGTPSSFAPFGEDVRDKGPTYDRKLGVLLDALAGRDIGAGNTLYPDAGSLAARIWQATFSAPGGHRAGVHGHGLLLSRTQPRPHDRLHAPLSALQDPIIDAYLDALPAEATPRITASRTVFVADDRAEALRFAEVGLRRAAEGFRRQGQTIPGDDLDDLIAALDTHLGTPEEVAASLAADATLHRATEVAFQVHSVDAPHAHVLRSIELFATEVAPALGYALSPPDPESTRTAENTPTVKENA; encoded by the coding sequence ATGAGCACCATCCCTCGTCCCACCGTCGCGTTCTTCACGCGGCTCCTCGACGACGCGTCCCCGGCCGATCGCTACCGCCTCGCCCTGACGCAGATCCAGCACGCCGAGGAGCACGGCGTGGGGAGGGCATGGGTGGCGCAGCACCATTTCCGGGCGGCGGAAGGCGGGCTTCCCTCGCCGCTCGTCTTCCTTGCGCACGCGGCGGCACGCACCTCGCGGATCCGCCTCGGCACCGGGATCATCACCCTTCCCCTCGAAGACCCGGTGCGGGTCGCCGAGGACGCCGTGGTGGCCGACCTGCTCGCGGACGGGCGGATCGACCTCGGGCTCGGCAGCGGCGGCACCCCGTCGTCCTTCGCGCCCTTCGGGGAGGACGTGCGCGACAAGGGGCCCACCTACGACCGCAAGCTGGGCGTGCTGCTCGACGCTCTCGCAGGCCGGGACATCGGTGCGGGGAACACGCTGTATCCGGACGCGGGGTCGCTGGCCGCGCGCATCTGGCAGGCGACGTTCTCGGCCCCCGGCGGTCATCGGGCGGGCGTCCACGGTCACGGACTGCTGCTGTCCCGCACACAGCCCCGCCCCCACGACCGGCTGCACGCGCCGCTGTCCGCGCTGCAGGACCCGATCATCGACGCGTACCTCGACGCGCTGCCCGCCGAGGCGACCCCGCGCATCACCGCCTCCCGCACCGTGTTCGTGGCGGACGACCGCGCCGAGGCGCTCCGGTTCGCCGAGGTCGGGTTGCGGCGCGCGGCCGAGGGCTTCCGTCGGCAGGGCCAGACGATCCCCGGAGACGACCTCGACGACCTCATCGCCGCTCTCGACACGCATCTCGGCACGCCCGAGGAGGTCGCCGCCTCGCTCGCCGCCGACGCCACGTTGCACCGCGCGACCGAGGTGGCGTTCCAGGTGCACTCGGTCGACGCGCCGCACGCCCACGTCCTGCGCTCGATCGAGCTGTTCGCGACGGAGGTCGCCCCGGCCCTCGGCTACGCGCTGAGTCCGCCGGATCCCGAGAGCACCCGCACTGCCGAGAACACCCCCACCGTGAAGGAGAACGCATGA
- a CDS encoding ABC transporter permease: MTFVLRRAGQAAIVLIAAFTATFFLLQLLPGDAILIKFSDPSLGLSPEQLDDIRATYGADVPWGEQYLHAGLGFLAGDFGYSTQYGTPVRTMLAEALPATLLLAALGLLVAVVLAVLIAALSALAPFAWLRDGLRQVPGLFVAVPVFWLGILLIQVFSFGLGWVPIVGADPVSGLILPVLTLAVPISAPLAQVLVRSIDRVQAQPFVTVVRAKGAPPAWVLTRAVARNAAVPTLTIAGVLFGELVGGAVVTETVFGRTGIGRLTEQAVANQDIPVLQGVVLLSALGFVVISFAVDLATPLIDPRQRRSARAARSRPVRPVAQEVPA, translated from the coding sequence ATGACCTTCGTCCTCCGACGGGCCGGGCAGGCCGCGATCGTGCTGATCGCGGCCTTCACGGCCACGTTCTTCCTGCTGCAGCTGCTGCCGGGAGACGCCATCCTCATCAAGTTCTCCGACCCGAGCCTGGGGCTCTCGCCGGAGCAGCTCGACGACATCCGCGCGACCTACGGCGCCGACGTGCCGTGGGGGGAGCAGTACCTGCACGCCGGTCTCGGCTTCCTGGCGGGTGACTTCGGCTACTCGACCCAGTACGGCACGCCCGTGCGGACGATGCTCGCCGAAGCACTGCCCGCCACGCTGCTGCTCGCGGCGCTCGGACTCCTGGTCGCGGTCGTGCTCGCGGTGCTGATTGCGGCGCTCTCCGCGCTCGCGCCCTTCGCCTGGCTGCGGGACGGTCTGCGGCAGGTGCCGGGACTGTTCGTGGCGGTCCCTGTGTTCTGGCTCGGGATCCTGCTCATCCAGGTGTTCTCGTTCGGGCTCGGCTGGGTGCCGATCGTGGGAGCCGACCCCGTCAGCGGCCTGATCCTCCCCGTCCTCACGCTCGCCGTGCCGATCTCGGCGCCCCTCGCCCAGGTGCTGGTCCGGTCGATCGACCGCGTGCAGGCACAGCCGTTCGTGACGGTGGTGCGGGCGAAAGGCGCGCCGCCGGCCTGGGTGCTCACCCGCGCGGTCGCACGCAACGCCGCCGTCCCGACGCTCACCATCGCGGGGGTGCTGTTCGGAGAGCTCGTCGGAGGAGCGGTGGTCACCGAGACGGTCTTCGGCCGCACCGGCATCGGACGACTCACGGAGCAGGCGGTCGCGAACCAGGACATCCCGGTGCTGCAGGGGGTGGTGCTGCTGTCGGCCCTGGGGTTCGTGGTGATCAGCTTCGCCGTCGACCTCGCCACGCCCCTGATCGACCCGCGGCAGCGGCGATCGGCGCGCGCGGCCCGTTCCCGCCCCGTCCGTCCCGTCGCCCAGGAGGTGCCCGCATGA
- a CDS encoding alkylhydroperoxidase domain protein, with product MTAADTVLRHDAAPYPDAFTRAEVGWTPHLAPLAEEDLTPRHLDGLVDAARAKNEYFRLLVRDPEVLRARTLVDKDIFYNTAEGLPRAERELAATAASRRNGCVFCASVHSRFAAHHGKRPGDVDTLLAEGVNADLGERWNAIVAAAVALTDTPRAFGPAHIARLRAAGLDDLEIADVVHGAAFFNWANRLMLSLGRPVAPA from the coding sequence ATGACCGCCGCCGACACCGTGCTCCGGCACGACGCCGCCCCCTATCCCGACGCCTTCACCCGCGCCGAGGTCGGCTGGACGCCGCACCTCGCGCCGCTGGCGGAGGAGGATCTCACTCCGCGGCATCTCGACGGCCTCGTCGACGCCGCCCGTGCGAAGAACGAGTACTTCCGGCTGCTCGTGCGCGACCCCGAGGTGCTCCGCGCGCGCACCCTCGTCGACAAGGACATCTTCTACAACACCGCGGAGGGCCTCCCACGCGCCGAGCGGGAGCTCGCGGCCACCGCAGCCTCCCGCCGCAACGGCTGCGTGTTCTGCGCCTCCGTGCACTCCCGGTTCGCGGCGCACCACGGCAAGCGGCCGGGGGACGTCGATACGCTCCTCGCCGAGGGCGTGAACGCGGATCTCGGGGAGCGCTGGAACGCGATCGTCGCCGCCGCGGTCGCGCTGACCGACACGCCCCGCGCGTTCGGTCCCGCGCACATCGCGCGCCTCCGTGCGGCCGGACTGGACGACCTCGAGATCGCCGACGTCGTGCACGGCGCGGCCTTCTTCAACTGGGCGAACCGGCTGATGCTCTCGCTCGGCCGCCCCGTCGCTCCCGCCTGA
- a CDS encoding CMD domain protein, translated as MTADIVDQLTGVTPELDALRRRRPVTREQLQASFDALFHPVSAEHVSLAERALIAAFATALAGADDRTAEFYAGRAREIDPERAAIVAREAEAAATTGPFGAYTERGLEAESTDGARYVPDEAASAALGERLAAALAHTHLLVFRPREASGADLGRLHDAGWSTDGIVTLSQLVSFLAFQQRVVTGLRVLQDAGLTATATDTDTDTDTDTDTATDTDTDTATDTAEEAA; from the coding sequence ATGACCGCCGACATCGTCGACCAGCTGACGGGGGTGACGCCGGAGCTCGATGCGCTGCGGCGCCGCCGCCCCGTGACCAGGGAGCAGCTCCAGGCGAGCTTCGACGCGCTGTTCCACCCGGTCTCCGCGGAGCACGTGTCGCTCGCCGAGCGCGCGCTCATCGCGGCGTTCGCGACCGCTCTCGCCGGTGCCGACGACCGCACGGCGGAGTTCTACGCCGGGAGGGCGCGCGAGATCGACCCGGAGCGCGCCGCGATCGTCGCCCGGGAGGCAGAGGCCGCCGCGACCACCGGACCGTTCGGCGCCTACACCGAACGCGGGCTGGAGGCCGAGAGCACCGACGGCGCGCGGTACGTGCCGGACGAGGCGGCGTCGGCCGCCCTGGGGGAGCGCCTCGCGGCGGCTCTCGCGCACACGCACCTGCTGGTGTTCCGTCCCCGCGAGGCATCGGGCGCCGATCTCGGCCGCCTGCACGACGCCGGCTGGTCGACGGACGGCATCGTGACACTGTCGCAGCTCGTGTCGTTCCTCGCCTTCCAGCAGCGGGTCGTCACCGGCCTGCGGGTGCTCCAGGACGCCGGGCTGACCGCCACCGCCACAGATACCGACACCGACACCGACACGGACACGGACACCGCCACCGACACCGACACCGACACCGCTACCGACACCGCCGAGGAGGCCGCATGA
- a CDS encoding ABC transporter permease encodes MTAPVIAETTVETPGAPPAPSAVSASHPRRRSRAWGLYLALVVVAVAVLWAVIPGVFAPGDPLTGVPADKLLPPSAAHWFGTDALGRDLFGRVVHGAVHSLSGALIAVTVGLALGTLLGAVAGATGGVVDDVLMRIVDVLLAIPGLLLSLSVIILLGFGTVNAAIAVGLGSVAAFARLMRAEVARVRRTEYVEAAFGSGGTFVAVLRRHVLPNALTPIIALAALQFGTAILAISTLGFLGYGAPPPTPEWGLLIAEGRNYIATAWWLTALPGLVVVAVVLSANRISHRLGRSTR; translated from the coding sequence ATGACCGCTCCCGTGATCGCGGAGACCACCGTCGAGACGCCCGGAGCCCCGCCCGCGCCGTCCGCCGTCTCCGCATCCCATCCGCGACGGCGCTCGCGCGCCTGGGGTCTGTATCTCGCGCTCGTGGTCGTCGCCGTGGCGGTGCTGTGGGCGGTGATCCCCGGGGTCTTCGCGCCGGGCGACCCGCTGACCGGCGTACCCGCCGACAAGCTCCTGCCCCCGAGCGCCGCGCACTGGTTCGGGACCGATGCGCTGGGCCGCGACCTGTTCGGCCGGGTCGTCCACGGCGCGGTGCATTCCCTGTCGGGTGCGCTCATCGCCGTGACGGTCGGCCTCGCGCTCGGCACGCTCCTCGGAGCCGTCGCCGGCGCGACCGGCGGCGTCGTGGACGACGTGCTGATGCGGATCGTCGACGTGCTGCTGGCCATCCCGGGGCTGCTGCTGTCGCTCTCCGTCATCATCCTGCTCGGCTTCGGCACCGTCAACGCGGCGATCGCCGTGGGCCTCGGCAGCGTCGCCGCCTTCGCCCGGCTCATGCGCGCCGAGGTGGCGCGGGTGCGGCGCACCGAGTACGTCGAGGCGGCCTTCGGCAGCGGCGGCACCTTCGTCGCCGTGCTGCGCCGGCATGTGCTCCCGAACGCCCTCACCCCGATCATCGCGCTCGCCGCCTTGCAGTTCGGCACGGCCATCCTCGCCATCTCCACCCTCGGCTTCCTCGGCTACGGGGCCCCGCCGCCCACCCCCGAGTGGGGGCTGCTGATCGCCGAGGGACGCAACTACATCGCGACCGCCTGGTGGCTCACGGCGCTGCCCGGCCTCGTCGTGGTCGCCGTCGTGCTCAGCGCCAACCGCATCAGCCACCGGCTCGGAAGGAGCACCCGATGA